The following DNA comes from Rosa rugosa chromosome 5, drRosRugo1.1, whole genome shotgun sequence.
ACCTATGGTTATCTCGCTCTCCTTCCCTGCTATCTCCCTCTTCAGCGCCAAAATTTCATGCTCAACGGTGCTTCCTTCAAAGTCTACATCACACCCTCCACTTCTGACTCCCATAATGCGCCTAAAGTCTTCCTCACTCACTGTCAAGTTCCTCCCGTGTATCTTGATGCATGAGTTGGCAACGTCAAAATTTTCAACCAGCATTTGGCACAATGGGAGGTTCAATTTCGTACAGCGGATTTGGTGCAGTGTCCCAAACCCCATTTCATATGTCGCAAGTATCTTCTCCTTAGACAGGGAAGACATAGTCCTTCTGAAGTGTTTTCCACGCAATGTTGTTCGGATGGTGACCTCATTCTCTAATGCTTCGTTAAAAGCAGGGACTGTCTTGCAGTCATCAACTGCCTTGTCCGTTGCCACTTCAACAGCGGTATCAATGACCTGATACATGTTTGCATAAAACAATGAGGAACCAACATTATAAGCATGTTAACACCAAACATGTTCTGTGATTCTGAAAGGTTTAACCCCTAAAAGAAAGCTACAAACAGTAACACAATAACAATTCACTTTATTTTCTTCCTCATACAATCTGTTTTTCCACTTCTGGCCACTAGT
Coding sequences within:
- the LOC133710284 gene encoding uncharacterized protein LOC133710284, with amino-acid sequence MEDGEKRGADDCGRRKAVHFMIDKVTKTSGQKWKNRLYEEENKVIDTAVEVATDKAVDDCKTVPAFNEALENEVTIRTTLRGKHFRRTMSSLSKEKILATYEMGFGTLHQIRCTKLNLPLCQMLVENFDVANSCIKIHGRNLTVSEEDFRRIMGVRSGGCDVDFEGSTVEHEILALKREIAGKESEITIGGLSRLLIESELVDDTYKVGFAEPSQTFRRPCAKV